The following coding sequences lie in one Ictalurus furcatus strain D&B chromosome 7, Billie_1.0, whole genome shotgun sequence genomic window:
- the prpf4ba gene encoding serine/threonine-protein kinase PRP4 homolog isoform X1 gives METMISDAVNHFASGNASGEDEENRLGTCKDSDSVEKPKRKKHKHHSKHKKHKHSSVEEKEHRHKHRHKHKKRRHRDSSRVDAGDIEDTDEIVTLKRTRLDDLAALEDLEKQRALIQAELDNELMEGRVHSGMGLILQGYNSGSEEDLDGKERMCNGGEQRETLDQLYKAGEQERQLVANDAEQSQHSSVDDERSGPWRHSRSKSEEKAIGQHKSDRRKSRTESDSDNKDRTQGPCPSLEPRPSHNVPQTRDGRPKSRSPAISRKQNNTRKDPRSLSAETEPGSKRDPPSTFRQPGTRSTEHPKSPEKASRSRSKDGHGRLPEPDRKRDKDKTTAKSPCKEVSSGKENRSPHRRHIHSPVRDRSSRRSRERHSPPQPPNCRGATHNRSPARRERSRSVDRRRRESDRQRLSPVRFESDRMRSRDDASSYSGPNPSLSYRGRPSRSPRRRTSRSPLPRRRSLERGRLGRRQPARSGSLERRRRSREKDDKFKGSLSEGMKAEQDESDEEVLEDFDVDEEDEEALIEQRRLQRLAIVQKYKGSNEDNSKSEPGSPQSSSHSRSPSPDDVLERVAADVKAYEQENLDTFEANIKAKQNLLTQEKDGSNQKKQLAPDMFTESDDMFAAHFDNARLCAAGIGKDFKENPSLRDNWTDAEGYYRVNIGEMLDKRYDVYGYTGQGVFSNVIRARDLARAGQEVAVKIIRNNELMQKTGLKELEFLKKLNDADPDDKFHCVRLFRHFYHKQHLCLVFEPLSMNLREVLKKYGKDVGLHIKAVRSYSQQLFLALKLLKRCNILHADIKPDNILVNESKTILKLCDFGSASHIAENDITPYLVSRFYRAPEIVIGKPYDYGIDMWSVGCTLYELYTGKILFPGKTNNHMLKLAMDLKGKMPNKMIRKGLFKDQHFDQNLNFLYTEVDKVTEREKVTVMSSINPTKDLLNDMVGRQRLPEDQRKKVVQLKDLLDQILVLDPAKRISINQALQHPYVQERM, from the exons ATGGAAACCATGATTAGCGACGCTGTAAACCATTTCGC AAGTGGAAATGCATCAGGTGAAGACGAAGAGAATAGACTCGGGACATGTAAGGACAGTGACAGTGTGGAGAAACCCAAGcgaaagaaacacaaacatcacagcaagcacaaaaaacacaaacattcatcAGTGGAGGAGAAGGAACACAGACACAAGCACAGACACAAGCATAAAAAGCGCAGACACAGAGATTCCTCCAGGGTGGATGCCGGGGACATCGAGGACACAGATGAAATAGTGACACTGAAGAGGACCAGATTAGACGACCTGGCAGCTCTGGAGGATTTAGAAAAGCAAAGGGCGCTGATCCAAGCAGAGCTCGATAATGAGCTGATGGAGGGAAGGGTGCACTCAGGAATGGGACTGATACTGCAGGGATATAATTCCGGCTCGGAGGAGGATCTGGACGGGAAGGAGCGGATGTGTAACGGCGGTGAGCAGAGGGAGACTCTAGATCAGCTTTATAAGGCTGGGGAACAAGAACGCCAACTGGTTGCTAACGACGCAGAACAAAGTCAGCACAGTTCCGTGGATGATGAAAGATCGGGTCCTTGGCGGCATAGCAGAAGCAAGTCTGAAGAGAAGGCAATTGGCCAACATAAATCGGATCGAAGAAAGAGTAGAACCGAGTCCGATTCCGATAACAAGGACAGAACTCAAGGTCCATGCCCGTCTTTAGAGCCGAGGCCATCCCATAACGTTCCGCAGACCAGAGATGGACGTCCAAAGTCCAGATCTCCTGCGATATCCAGAAAACAGAATAACACACGCAAGGATCCCCGTTCGTTGTCTGCAGAGACAGAACCCGGAAGTAAAAGAGACCCGCCGTCTACATTTCGACAGCCTGGGACCAGAAGTACCGAGCATCCCAAATCACCAGAGAAGGCAAGCCGCTCCAGATCAAAAGACGGACATGGTAGATTACCCGAGCCTGACCGCAAGCGGGACAAGGACAAGACGACAGCCAAATCTCCTTGTAAAGAGGTCTCATCAGGCAAGGAGAACAGATCTCCGCACAGACGGCACATCCACAGTCCAGTACGGGACAGATCTTCTCGCAGGAGCAGGGAACGTCATTCCCCTCCACAGCCTCCCAACTGCCGCGGCGCCACCCACAACAGATCTCCAGCCAGAAGGGAACGATCGCGCTCCGTCGATAGAAGACGGAGAGAATCCGACCGTCAGAGACTCTCACCTGTCAGGTTCGAATCGGacag GATGCGGTCCCGTGATGATGCATCCAGTTACAGTGGGCCGAATCCTTCTCTGAGCTACAGAGGGAGGCCGAGCCGTTCCCCCAGGAGACGCACCAGCAGATCTCCTCTTCCCAGACGGAG GTCTTTGGAGCGGGGCAGGCTGGGCCGCAGGCAGCCGGCACGTTCGGGATCTCTGGAACGGAGGCGGAGAAGCAGAGAGAAGGACGATAAGTTTAAGGGCAGTCTTTCTGAAGGCATGAAAGCTGAGCAAGATGAATCGGACGAAGAAGT TCTGGAGGATTTTGATGTggatgaagaggatgaggaagCGCTGATCGAGCAGAGGAGACTCCAGCGTTTGGCAATTGTGCAG AAATATAAGGGATCGAATGAGGACAACAGTAAGTCCGAGCCTGGCAGTCCTCAGAGTAGCTCCCACAGCCGCTCGCCCTCTCCGGATGATGTTCTAGAGCGAGTTGCAGCTGATGTAAAGGCTTACGAGCAAGAGAACCTGGACACCTTTGAGGCCAACATTAAGGCAAAACAAAATCTGCTCACCCAGGAAAAAGATG GAAGTAATCAAAAGAAGCAGTTGGCTCCTGACATGTTTACGGAGTCAGATGACATGTTTGCTGCACACTTTGAC AACGCAAGGCTGTGTGCAGCAGGCATCGGGAAGGACTTTAAGGAGAACCCCAGTCTCAGGGACAACTGGACAGATGCCGAGGGTTATTATC GGGTGAACATCGGTGAGATGTTGGACAAACGATACGATGTTTACGGCTACACCGGGCAGGGTGTGTTCAGTAACGTCATCCGTGCGAGGGATCTGGCCCGAGCCGGTCAAGAAGTTGCTGTGAAAATCATACGCAACAATGAGCTCAT GCAGAAGACAGGCCTTAAAGAGCTGGAGTTCCTGAAGAAGCTGAATGATGCAGACCCCGATGATAAATTCCATTGTGTGCGTCTGTTCAGGCACTTCTACCACAAGCAGCACCTGTGTTTGGTGTTCGAGCCACTCAG CATGAACCTGCGGGAGGTCCTGAAGAAGTATGGTAAAGATGTGGGGCTCCACATCAAGGCAGTGCGCTCGTACAGCCAGCAGCTCTTCCTGGCCCTCAAACTCCTCAAGCGCTGCAACATCCTTCATGCTGACATCAAACCCGACAACATCCTG GTGAACGAGTCTAAGACCATACTGAAGCTCTGTGACTTTGGCTCCGCATCCCACATAGCTGAGAATGACATCACACCGTACTTGGTCAGCCGGTTCTACAGAGCACCTGAGATCG TCATCGGAAAGCCATATGATTATGGAATCGACATGTGGTCTGTGGGTTGCACGCTGTACGAGCTGTACACGGGGAAAATCCTCTTCCCTGGAAAAACCAACAACCACATGCTGAAACTTGCTATGGACCTTAAAGGGAAAATGCCCAACAAG ATGATCAGGAAAGGCTTGTTCAAGGACCAACACTTTGATCAAAACTTGAACTTCTTGTATACCGAGGTAGATAAAGTTACCGAACGG GAGAAAGTGACCGTCATGAGCAGCATCAACCCCACTAAGGACCTACTCAACGACATGGTTGGTCGTCAGAGACTGCCAGAGGACCAGCGGAAGAAGGTGGTTCAGCTCAAAGACCTGCTGGATCAGATTCTGGTGCTCGACCCAGCCAAGCGGATCAGCATCAACCAGGCCCTGCAGCATCCCTACGTCCAGGAGCGGATGTAA
- the LOC128609544 gene encoding myosin regulatory light polypeptide 9, protein MSSKRAKVKTSKKRPQRATSNVFAMFDQSQIQEFKEAFNMIDQNRDGFIDKEDLHDMLASLGKNPTDEYLEAMMNEAPGPINFTMFLTMFGEKLNGTDPEDVIRNAFACFDEDGTGSIQEEYLRELLTTMGDRFTDEEVDELFREAPIDKKGNFNYVAFTRILKHGAKDKDD, encoded by the exons ATGTCCAGCAAAAGGGCAAAGGTGAAGACCAGCAAGAAGCGTCCTCAGAGGGCCACTTCCaatgtgtttgccatgtttgACCAGTCCCAGATCCAGGAGTTCAAGGAGGCCTTCAATATGATCGACCAGAACCGTGATGGCTTCATAGATAAAGAGGACCTGCATGACATGCTGGCTTCATTAG GTAAGAACCCCACTGATGAATACCTTGAGGCCATGATGAACGAAGCACCAGGTCCCATCAACTTCACCATGTTCCTCACGATGTTCGGAGAGAAGCTGAATGGCACAGACCCCGAGGACGTCATCAGAAACGCTTTTGCTTGCTTCGACGAGGATGGAACAG GTTCTATCCAAGAGGAATACCTCAGGGAGCTCCTGACCACCATGGGCGACCGGTTCACGGACGAAGAGGTGGACGAGCTCTTCCGAGAAGCTCCTATTGACAAGAAGGGCAACTTCAATTACGTGGCGTTCACACGCATCTTAAAGCACGGGGCGAAGGACAAAGATGATTAG
- the ccr9a gene encoding C-C chemokine receptor type 9a codes for MINMTDTLADFLSTVSPTDDYGSGSGTGDYDFDSPCDKSIVRRFRMYYEPPLYLLIVTLGFAGNLLVLWIYKHFKNRLKTMTDVYLLNLALADLLFLCTLPLWAVDAMKGWAFGTALCKSTSAVYKINFFSSMFLLTCISVDRYVSIVQSTKAQNSKELRLTCSKVVCVFVWLLSIILSIPEFLFARTKVDPDGNHFCTMVYWNNENNHTKILVLALQISMGFCIPLLVMIYCYSVIIRTLLKAKNFEKHKALRVILAVVTVFILSQLPYNSLLVVEATQAANTTITDCAEAQGFDIATQVMKSLAYMHSCLNPFLYAFIGVRFRKDLKRLYRKYGCTTSKSGKHGGPLRSSVMSDTDSTMAFSL; via the exons atgataaacatgACTGACACTTTGGCTGACTTCTTATCAACAGTCTCTCCAACA GATGATTATGGCAGTGGTTCTGGTACTGGCGATTATGACTTTGATAGCCCGTGTGATAAGAGCATCGTGCGACGCTTTCGCATGTACTACGAACCCCCTTTGTACTTGCTCATCGTCACTCTGGGCTTCGCGGGGAACCTGCTGGTGCTCTGGATCTACAAGCACTTCAAGAATCGCTTGAAGACCATGACAGATGTATACCTGCTGAACCTAGCCTTGGCTGACCTGCTCTTCTTGTGTACGCTTCCCTTATGGGCGGTGGATGCCATGAAGGGCTGGGCATTTGGCACGGCTCTGTGCAAGAGCACATCGGCAGTGTACAAGATCAACTTCTTCAGCAGCATGTTTCTCCTGACTTGCATCAGCGTGGACCGGTACGTCTCGATCGTACAGAGCACCAAGGCGCAGAACTCCAAGGAGCTGCGTCTGACCTGCAGCAAAGTGGTGTGCGTGTTTGTCTGGCTCCTGTCCATCATATTGTCCATTCCAGAGTTTCTCTTCGCCCGGACCAAAGTGGACCCCGACGGCAATCATTTTTGCACCATGGTCTACTGGAACAATGAAAACAACCACACAAAGATCCTGGTCCTGGCTCTTCAGATCAGCATGGGCTTCTGTATCCCACTCCTAGTCATGATCTACTGCTACTCGGTCATCATTAGAACCTTGCTCAAGGCCAAGAACTTTGAGAAGCACAAAGCACTGCGCGTCATCCTGGCAGTCGTGACCGTGTTTATCCTTTCTCAGCTGCCGTACAATAGCTTGCTGGTGGTGGAGGCAACGCAGGCAGCAAACACCACCATCACGGACTGTGCCGAGGCCCAGGGCTTTGACATCGCCACCCAGGTCATGAAGAGTCTGGCTTACATGCACAGCTGCCTCAACCCCTTCCTGTATGCCTTCATTGGGGTGCGCTTCCGAAAAGACCTGAAAAGGCTGTACAGAAAGTACGGATGCACGACATCCAAATCCGGCAAACACGGAGGTCCACTTCGCTCTTCTGTCATGTCCGATACAGACAGCACCATGGCTTTCTCGCTGTAA
- the prpf4ba gene encoding serine/threonine-protein kinase PRP4 homolog isoform X2: METMISDAVNHFASGNASGEDEENRLGTCKDSDSVEKPKRKKHKHHSKHKKHKHSSVEEKEHRHKHRHKHKKRRHRDSSRVDAGDIEDTDEIVTLKRTRLDDLAALEDLEKQRALIQAELDNELMEGRVHSGMGLILQGYNSGSEEDLDGKERMCNGGEQRETLDQLYKAGEQERQLVANDAEQSQHSSVDDERSGPWRHSRSKSEEKAIGQHKSDRRKSRTESDSDNKDRTQGPCPSLEPRPSHNVPQTRDGRPKSRSPAISRKQNNTRKDPRSLSAETEPGSKRDPPSTFRQPGTRSTEHPKSPEKASRSRSKDGHGRLPEPDRKRDKDKTTAKSPCKEVSSGKENRSPHRRHIHSPVRDRSSRRSRERHSPPQPPNCRGATHNRSPARRERSRSVDRRRRESDRQRLSPVRMRSRDDASSYSGPNPSLSYRGRPSRSPRRRTSRSPLPRRRSLERGRLGRRQPARSGSLERRRRSREKDDKFKGSLSEGMKAEQDESDEEVLEDFDVDEEDEEALIEQRRLQRLAIVQKYKGSNEDNSKSEPGSPQSSSHSRSPSPDDVLERVAADVKAYEQENLDTFEANIKAKQNLLTQEKDGSNQKKQLAPDMFTESDDMFAAHFDNARLCAAGIGKDFKENPSLRDNWTDAEGYYRVNIGEMLDKRYDVYGYTGQGVFSNVIRARDLARAGQEVAVKIIRNNELMQKTGLKELEFLKKLNDADPDDKFHCVRLFRHFYHKQHLCLVFEPLSMNLREVLKKYGKDVGLHIKAVRSYSQQLFLALKLLKRCNILHADIKPDNILVNESKTILKLCDFGSASHIAENDITPYLVSRFYRAPEIVIGKPYDYGIDMWSVGCTLYELYTGKILFPGKTNNHMLKLAMDLKGKMPNKMIRKGLFKDQHFDQNLNFLYTEVDKVTEREKVTVMSSINPTKDLLNDMVGRQRLPEDQRKKVVQLKDLLDQILVLDPAKRISINQALQHPYVQERM; encoded by the exons ATGGAAACCATGATTAGCGACGCTGTAAACCATTTCGC AAGTGGAAATGCATCAGGTGAAGACGAAGAGAATAGACTCGGGACATGTAAGGACAGTGACAGTGTGGAGAAACCCAAGcgaaagaaacacaaacatcacagcaagcacaaaaaacacaaacattcatcAGTGGAGGAGAAGGAACACAGACACAAGCACAGACACAAGCATAAAAAGCGCAGACACAGAGATTCCTCCAGGGTGGATGCCGGGGACATCGAGGACACAGATGAAATAGTGACACTGAAGAGGACCAGATTAGACGACCTGGCAGCTCTGGAGGATTTAGAAAAGCAAAGGGCGCTGATCCAAGCAGAGCTCGATAATGAGCTGATGGAGGGAAGGGTGCACTCAGGAATGGGACTGATACTGCAGGGATATAATTCCGGCTCGGAGGAGGATCTGGACGGGAAGGAGCGGATGTGTAACGGCGGTGAGCAGAGGGAGACTCTAGATCAGCTTTATAAGGCTGGGGAACAAGAACGCCAACTGGTTGCTAACGACGCAGAACAAAGTCAGCACAGTTCCGTGGATGATGAAAGATCGGGTCCTTGGCGGCATAGCAGAAGCAAGTCTGAAGAGAAGGCAATTGGCCAACATAAATCGGATCGAAGAAAGAGTAGAACCGAGTCCGATTCCGATAACAAGGACAGAACTCAAGGTCCATGCCCGTCTTTAGAGCCGAGGCCATCCCATAACGTTCCGCAGACCAGAGATGGACGTCCAAAGTCCAGATCTCCTGCGATATCCAGAAAACAGAATAACACACGCAAGGATCCCCGTTCGTTGTCTGCAGAGACAGAACCCGGAAGTAAAAGAGACCCGCCGTCTACATTTCGACAGCCTGGGACCAGAAGTACCGAGCATCCCAAATCACCAGAGAAGGCAAGCCGCTCCAGATCAAAAGACGGACATGGTAGATTACCCGAGCCTGACCGCAAGCGGGACAAGGACAAGACGACAGCCAAATCTCCTTGTAAAGAGGTCTCATCAGGCAAGGAGAACAGATCTCCGCACAGACGGCACATCCACAGTCCAGTACGGGACAGATCTTCTCGCAGGAGCAGGGAACGTCATTCCCCTCCACAGCCTCCCAACTGCCGCGGCGCCACCCACAACAGATCTCCAGCCAGAAGGGAACGATCGCGCTCCGTCGATAGAAGACGGAGAGAATCCGACCGTCAGAGACTCTCACCTGTCAG GATGCGGTCCCGTGATGATGCATCCAGTTACAGTGGGCCGAATCCTTCTCTGAGCTACAGAGGGAGGCCGAGCCGTTCCCCCAGGAGACGCACCAGCAGATCTCCTCTTCCCAGACGGAG GTCTTTGGAGCGGGGCAGGCTGGGCCGCAGGCAGCCGGCACGTTCGGGATCTCTGGAACGGAGGCGGAGAAGCAGAGAGAAGGACGATAAGTTTAAGGGCAGTCTTTCTGAAGGCATGAAAGCTGAGCAAGATGAATCGGACGAAGAAGT TCTGGAGGATTTTGATGTggatgaagaggatgaggaagCGCTGATCGAGCAGAGGAGACTCCAGCGTTTGGCAATTGTGCAG AAATATAAGGGATCGAATGAGGACAACAGTAAGTCCGAGCCTGGCAGTCCTCAGAGTAGCTCCCACAGCCGCTCGCCCTCTCCGGATGATGTTCTAGAGCGAGTTGCAGCTGATGTAAAGGCTTACGAGCAAGAGAACCTGGACACCTTTGAGGCCAACATTAAGGCAAAACAAAATCTGCTCACCCAGGAAAAAGATG GAAGTAATCAAAAGAAGCAGTTGGCTCCTGACATGTTTACGGAGTCAGATGACATGTTTGCTGCACACTTTGAC AACGCAAGGCTGTGTGCAGCAGGCATCGGGAAGGACTTTAAGGAGAACCCCAGTCTCAGGGACAACTGGACAGATGCCGAGGGTTATTATC GGGTGAACATCGGTGAGATGTTGGACAAACGATACGATGTTTACGGCTACACCGGGCAGGGTGTGTTCAGTAACGTCATCCGTGCGAGGGATCTGGCCCGAGCCGGTCAAGAAGTTGCTGTGAAAATCATACGCAACAATGAGCTCAT GCAGAAGACAGGCCTTAAAGAGCTGGAGTTCCTGAAGAAGCTGAATGATGCAGACCCCGATGATAAATTCCATTGTGTGCGTCTGTTCAGGCACTTCTACCACAAGCAGCACCTGTGTTTGGTGTTCGAGCCACTCAG CATGAACCTGCGGGAGGTCCTGAAGAAGTATGGTAAAGATGTGGGGCTCCACATCAAGGCAGTGCGCTCGTACAGCCAGCAGCTCTTCCTGGCCCTCAAACTCCTCAAGCGCTGCAACATCCTTCATGCTGACATCAAACCCGACAACATCCTG GTGAACGAGTCTAAGACCATACTGAAGCTCTGTGACTTTGGCTCCGCATCCCACATAGCTGAGAATGACATCACACCGTACTTGGTCAGCCGGTTCTACAGAGCACCTGAGATCG TCATCGGAAAGCCATATGATTATGGAATCGACATGTGGTCTGTGGGTTGCACGCTGTACGAGCTGTACACGGGGAAAATCCTCTTCCCTGGAAAAACCAACAACCACATGCTGAAACTTGCTATGGACCTTAAAGGGAAAATGCCCAACAAG ATGATCAGGAAAGGCTTGTTCAAGGACCAACACTTTGATCAAAACTTGAACTTCTTGTATACCGAGGTAGATAAAGTTACCGAACGG GAGAAAGTGACCGTCATGAGCAGCATCAACCCCACTAAGGACCTACTCAACGACATGGTTGGTCGTCAGAGACTGCCAGAGGACCAGCGGAAGAAGGTGGTTCAGCTCAAAGACCTGCTGGATCAGATTCTGGTGCTCGACCCAGCCAAGCGGATCAGCATCAACCAGGCCCTGCAGCATCCCTACGTCCAGGAGCGGATGTAA